Part of the Salmo trutta chromosome 2, fSalTru1.1, whole genome shotgun sequence genome, GACATCATAGCTGAGTGGGTTACCACAGCAGGCTGGGGCATTATGGCTGACTGAGGAAggatggcacactgtggtttGGGGGCCGTGACAGGCTGAGGCTGGTGCTGGGCCAGGATAGCTGGTCGTAGCTGGGTTGTCCTCTGTATGGAGGGCTGGGCTTGGATATGGGCAGTGATGGGTGCCTGGGGCTGTATGGGTACCTGTGGCCTCATTTGAATATGAATGGGTTGAACTGATGGTTTAGTGCCCATGGGGCATACAGACACCTGCTGCCCAGTGGCGCTAGTCTCCTGTGTGGAGAGAGACGGGCAGACAGGTTGCACTGTGTTCCCAGCCAGCTGTAGGGTAGTCCAGGTGGTCTGTGTGCTCCCTGCTGCACTGGCCCTAAGGAGGGTTGAGCTGCTGGGGATAGTCGTATAGCTCAGAGTCCTGCTGGCAGCGTTCTGGGTGCTTATAACCTGGGGAAGGGCTGTAAGGCTGGGGATAGGCTGGAGAGGGAGTTGGGTGGCCAGACTGGCTGCGACGGTGAGACTAGGGGCTGGGGTGGCAGGCTGGGGCTGCTGTGGCAAGGCGGTGGTGACAGTCGGTAGAGGGCAGAGACCCTGTAGGGTAAAGTAGGACACAGAGGGCGGCAGTTTTGGGGCTGAAGGTGCCTCTGCTACACGCTGTTCCACCAGCCTGATGCCAGGTATAGACACTGTAGGGGCAAGGGTTGCCCCAGGGAGGAGCGGAGGGGCAGAGGAAGAGACGCTGACGTGCTTAAGAACCCTGTTCACCCTTACCCCTGCTGTAATGTCACAAGATGACTGAACAATCACAGCCTCAGCATGTTGCTTCCCCTGATCGGAGGCTGGACTAGGTTCCTTTCCTGTTGGGCGTATCACATTCCCATTGGAGTAGACAATAATTCTTTTGGGGAGCTGGTGAGTGGGCGTTACTTTGGCAACCTTTGCACAGCGCAACTTGCCCTTCCAGTGGACAGTGGGGTCATCCAGGAAGTTGATTTCGTGGGCTTTTAGCAGCTCAATGTAATGGCCGCTCTCCTTCCGCAGCTCCTCCAGCTGATGCCGCAGCCGCCGGATCTCCTCAGCTGCAGAAATAGGAGACAACAAGGATTAGTTGTCATCAACACAGGACTCTCAAACGTTCAgacacgtacacacaaacactgtcaAATGCAAGCAAACACATAGGAAAACACTCAAAGGAATTAAATACTTCTGCACTGTCAAAACATACATGTAAATGTCACAAACTCTCATCTCACCTTGTACTAGGTCTCCTCCCTTGAGAAGCATGGCATCATTTTGTTTCTGCAGCTCAATTATGTAACGGTAGGCCTGGTCCAGGATCATGTTCTTACTctaaagacagacagggaggatGTCAGCATGGGATTTCCATGTATACAAAACTCAAGTCAAAACAGATGGCAGGATATCAACAGGAGCTTCACAGACAAGACCAACTGAGACCAACTAATAGCTTCAGACCAAAGGATAAATACTACACCTTTAAAAGCAAACCAAGCCTGTAAGTTCTATGGTTTGGTCCAAAAACAcactaaggtgtgtgtgtgtgtgtgtgtgactatgggTTAGGCCTACCTGCTTCAGTGCCTGGGAACAGGGTAGAAGGTCCCCAATACGGTTAATTCCAGCGTTGATCTTCTCTTTTCGCTGTCTCTCAACTAAAGGACAAAAACAAAACCTTAGCGAGTCATTCCCACAAAATCCTGAGAAACAACAgaaaaacactaaaacaacatCTCACCTGCATTGTGAGAttccttgttttttttcttcctgcaAGAGAAAATGTATAAAGAGGTTAGCTAATGTTGTGTGTCTGAAAACGATACCCATATCAATGCAGAAGACTGCATGCTTTTCTGTGGTAAAGCGCTGACAATACATACGCCAAGGGATCCTTCCCACAGGCGTAACAATGGTCAGAAGGATCTGCGTTTTGTCCTTACCGTGGTTTATGTCCAGGAGTCTGGTTCTCTGTCATCTCTGGCATCCTGGCCTACTGTACTGCCTGGTCACCACGCTCGCAGGCCAAACATTAAATCCCTTCCCTGGCCGACCTGCAACCCAAACACTCATAAGAGACCAATGAGTGAGGAGGTATGATGACTAGACAATAGAAAAAAACGTTGATTACAAATAAGTAACGGATCATAAATGACAAGACTGTTGAGCAACAACAAAACTTCCAAATTCAAGTAGCCTCATGTTGTGCTGCCTTTACTCATCACAACAATATGGgacaatgtaaatgtaagataCGCAGACCTTTGCCAAGGTTCATGTAAACAATGAGCTTAGTCCAACGCTGTGTGAATCGGTTATCCCAGTTAACATTAGCTGAAAATAATGAATAAATATTCCGACAAAATGTTTAGAACTCAATATATTGGGGGCAATGGATAGCGTTCTATTGGAAAACAATTAAAATGTAGTTAACCCACTAACATCCTCATTTTCAACCTATACTTTCCAAGTAACGTTAGCTACGTCGTAGCTAGGGGGCCGAGAACTACGTAGCTATCTCATTAGCACTACTATACTGGTGTTGGAGTAGTTTCGCACAAGATAAACCCTATTTTGGTAGTGAATTTATGCGACAATGACGTAAAACACAGGTTCACACTCACAGTACATGATGGTATAACCATATTGTGCTAGCTAAACAAACAGCCACCCAGCCAGCTAGTTGTTAGCTCGCTAGCTAGATCACTATGTAGTAGCTTGGGTACATGTCAAGCTTGCTAGCTAGACTTGCTGAACAAAAATGCAATCAGAAAACCCCCTGGAAAAGTTGGGAAAAAGAATAAGCTAGCAAATTACCTGTAGTTTCGCCATTATGGGACTTCGTTCCTGACAAAACTTTGGTTCTCTCTGGCAATAAACTCCACTCACAACCTAACAGGAGAAAGGGGCGTAAGTAAACTGAGACGAACGATCGGGAATCAAGAGATTCGAGCTATGATCCAATCAAAATGTGTACTGGGACTTAGTCATGTATTGTGATTTGAATGATTGACGGATCAAGCAGGATTTATCCATACTGTACACAAATTAAACAGTCAGATGACATTGTttaatattgtatttttttttttataccataTCGTtcgtatatatatagatatatttcaCTTCCTACTATAGAGCAAATTGTGCCTCAGGGATAAACATTCAATGCTGAGTCTCCTCTACTTCTCTGCCCGTGCATTGTGAACTATGACGGATATAAAGTCCCttcggaaagtagtcagaccccttgattttttccacattttgttacgttacagccttattctaaaactgattaaatcgccccccccccaaaaaagaaattaaaatcaagctacacacaatgacaaagcgaaaacaggcaaagaaatatttgcaaatttattaaaaataaactgaattacatgtataagtattcagacccttcacttaGGACTTTGTTGAAGCGAGTACAGCATCGCGTCTTTTGGGGACAACAATACAagcacctgtatttagggagtttctcccattcttctctgcagagccgctcaagcgctgtcaggttggatggggagcgttgctgcgcatacattttcaggtctctccagagatgttcgatcgggttcaaatcctggccactcaaggatattcagcaGCTTGTCCCGAAGCGACTCTTGCTcagggtcgttttcctgttggaaggtgaatctgagcactctggggcaggttttcatcaaggatctctgtacatctttccctcgatcctgacgatTCTCCCtaccctgccgctgaaaaacatccccaacgcatgatgctgccagcaccatgcttcatcgtaggtatggtgccaggtttcctccagacgtgatgcttggcattcaggccaaagagttcaatcttggtttcatcagaccagagaatcttatttctcatggtctcagagtcctttaggtgccttttggcaaactccaagcgggctgtcatgtgccttttactgaagagtggcgtccatctggccactctaccataaaggcctgattggtggagtgctgcagagatggtcatccttctggaaggttctcccatctccacagaggagctctgtcagtgaccattgggttcttggtcacctccctgaccaatgcccttttcccccgattgctcaggttggcctggctgccagctcttggaagtgtcttggtggttccaaacttattccatttaagaatgatggaggacactgtgttcttggggaccttcaatgctgcaaaatgttgtgccttgacacaatcctgtctctgagctctgcaGAAAATTCCtttgaactcatggcttggtttttgctctgatatgcactgtcagctgtgggaccgtatatagacaggagtgtgcccttccaaatcatatccaatcaattgaatttaccacaggtggagaaacatctcaaggatgatcaatggaaacaggatgcacctgagctcaatttcgagtctcatagcaaagggcctgaatacttatgtaaataaataagttttatcttttttttttcctTCCTTAAATTCACAAggaaattctaaaaacctgttttcgcttcgtcattatggggtattatgtgtagattgcggaggatttttttatttaatccattttagaataaagctgtaaaagtcaagggatctgaatactttaagGTACTACTTGTATGATTGTAAACTATGATTGATATACAGACACATTACCGTTTACGGTCTGATCTACATCATGAAATAGAAATAATGAACCCACAATGCAAAtagcatttattttatttagagGTTAAAAAGTCTTACAATATAGAGCTCCAGAAAAGATCATTTTCAAAAGGAGAAAACAAAACATGCTTTTACTACAGTGGAGGACAGTATTCTCCCAGCATGCAGTGGAGCAGGTTTCTCCTGGGCTTCAGGTTCTGTTGTAAGGGGCCCTACAGACAGTGGAAACTACCAAACCAacacacaaccttcccacaatggTCATGAATGAAGCGCACAAAAAGGTTACAGATACATGTGGAAAGATCTAGTTGGCTGGGTTCCTACTAAAGGGGCCAATAAAGGTTAGCCTCAGTACTAGACAGTACTCCAGCTAACTTATAAAGTGCCAATCTAAACAGAAGCATCCACAACAATCTCACTCATGCACTTCACCTAGGCTGAGAGAACTCCATCTTAGCCAGTCAATTGAACTGCTCTAGTCCTTAAACAGAGACCCGCCTCCTGTTCCTGAACTGCCAAGTACTCAAGCAACCCCTGCTTGACGTCTTGTTCATTGTCACATCTTTGTACTTCGACAAAAACATCAACATCGTAATAAACCAGTTATTTCCTGTGATCTCATACACCTTTGCCCATCTCACACCCTGATCTCTCTGAAGGTTTCCTGAACTCTCTCACAGCATCTGTGGCAAGCCCAGGAGAAGCCCTGAGCCAATCagcatcaatatatatatatgtaacgaAAAGAGCTGAAAAGAAAAAGATCTAAAAGGGGGGATTAAATAGATGGGTTGAGAAACAAAACCATTCAGAAACAAAGAGTGGAATCCACTCCCTCAAATCTCCCCACAACTTGAAACCGTTCATCCTTCCTCATGCCCGCTCTGTGGGGCGCTCCGTTCCCCCTCTGGACTGGCATCAGAGCTTTGACGTCAATAGGGGGCATTGCATCACAGCGCAAGGCTCACAATTTGCATATTGCTAGAAGAAACAGTAAGTCTCATCCACCAGTAAAAACTCTTCCCATAAGTCCCTGGGCTCAGGTGACAAGGGGATGAGTTCAGTGTTCCAAACGTGTCACCATTACGACGAGAAGCATCACTCCATGGTTGCCAGTTGGACTTCCTTTGTCAACGATAGTCTCTTACTGTAAAAGATTTTCCCTATTCAGTTCTATTGGGTTTTTTAGTACAAACCGCATTTAAAACAACTCAAACAGTATGATTTGCAAACACAGAAACCCCCCACCATATCTAAACTGTCTTAAGTCAGCAGCTTTTCTGAGCACTTTTGGATTCTGAATCctttattttgttttcaaatttcTAAATAAAgaaaagtagtaaaaataaaatgcaaaatgtgtttgttttgttgcAAAATAAAAATGCagccatgttttgttttttaaacttTGAATTTGTTTTTTCTCTTTTTAACGTCCTTTGAAGAAAGTGGTGAATGTGTCAACCCATGGGCATCTGTCACAGTTCTGTTTCTTGGGAGGCGGGGCACGACCATGCTCTTTCCAGAGGCTACTCTGCCTTCTGCAGATCTCCCCCAGGGGGCGCACAAGGGCTGCGCAGGCTCTTCTGAAGCACGTGGGCATCTGCCGGTTCTATCCTCTTGTAGTAGTTCTTTTTCGTCTCAATGATCTCAAAGCCAAACTTCTGGTAGAAGTCGATTGCAGACTCGTTGCTGATCTGCACATGACTGtcaggaggaaggaaggaagcgtGTGAATTAGAGGTCAGGGATGAACGGATATGTGGGTGACATTTTCAACTGAACACTGAGGGTGCATCTCAAAAGGTTGCCTCCTTGATATGCACTGATGTGAAAACATAGGACTGGTGAGAGCTAAGCAAGATGGTGTATGCCCATACCAGGCAATTTTTGTCCAGATCTTTCACATCAATGCACATCGACACAAGGAGAGAAAGCCCTAAAAAAATATTGAGATTATAAACCTACAGGTAAATGTTGTCAAAAGTGCCATCCTTCTCACAGATGTTTAACACATGGTTCAGCATCTTCGTTCCTGGTTACAATAAAAGACAGAAGACTAGGAGTTTGACAATATGCAATACACAGGTTATCATGACCTGATACTGTGTTAACAGTGTAAGAGGATACAAGGAAATATGGTGTGACGCTGGCTATTGCTGGTGTATGAAACCAAGAAAAGATTGAGCTGTACCTATGCCTAATCTGCGGTAGGGCGCTAGGCAGCCCAGTGTCATGATGTACAGTCTCTTCTGGTTCTGAGAGTGGTCCACTCTGCAGCACACTGCCCCCACCGCAATGTCATTGAAGTACGCTGCAAACACAGGGGTCAGAGGGCAGGCGTATTACATCAGTGCCATGCTGCAGTTTTTCCTCATACTACACCATTAGTTCATTACCAAAACAAGTGCATCAATATCAGACAACATAAGACTATGTGGTTGGGCAAGCCTGTCTCGTCTTACCTAGCTTGGCGAGCTCTCCCACTTCGAGCACGTCCTTGTAGAATTTGTCATTGTAGCTGACGGGGAAGATGACCTGGTTGAGGCGTTTCAACTGTTTAATGTTGTGGGGCGTAACATCCCCCAGCTCGATCCGGCTACTGGAACAAGAGCAGAACGGTCAACCAGCTTGGGACACAGGTGGGGGTGGACTCCAAGCAACAAAGATAATGTGGCGCTCCTATCCAGAGTGAATCCTACACAGGTGCGTAGTACATACCCATACACTGGCCTATGTAGACAACTCATTAACTATGTTGATAAACTTAGACATGTCTAACAGTTTGCTTGAGGACATGGTCCTGTCTGTGCTTTGACCACTTCTAGGGAGCAGACAGGGAAGCCAGTTTTCTGCCACTGTGAGCCATCTGGACCAGCCCAGATGCACTGACAGCTGCCGCCTCCCATCCCAAAAGGCCAACACGCATACGCCACAACGCCAGACACGCAGACAAAATCTGCCCCCTAACGCAAAAACATAAATTCAATGGCGGGCTGGATGACATGTTAGTTGCAACTAGAAGCAATCTTTATGCATGTATGCACACTTTCCTGTGTGCATTGATCATTTAAGATAAGTCAAGATGCATATGCAAATGTCAATCTCTGCGACCAAGAGTTTTGTTTTCGTGTCTTAACTGTTTGCCTCAAATTGACCTCCCCCGTGGAGCGCACAGAGGTATTTATAGGGCGGCTCCTTATGTTAAAACCTCTAGGCAGACAACAGCTGCTGCTCACGTGTTCGCCAGCAGTCAGAATAGAGCGGCAGCAGAGATCAGGCAACATTGCAGATATTCAAACCTAAGACATCTGCTCTGCAAATTAAAAAACCCAAGACACCACGTCATGAGACCCCATTGGACTTTGCAGACAAGATGGTGACGTGTTAGCAAAACTTGTTAAGTAAATATCAACCTGAAAAACTGTGGTTTGATTGTTTCAACATTGAATCTACACAGCAGTCTTTTTTGATCCACTGATGCCATTCCTGTTGACACTTTAAAATGGAGCTAGAAATGCCCTAAGTagttggctacatacagtagtaaACATTTGCTACATTGTGTCATTCCCCCATAAAGATCCTATTAAATTCCTAATTCTAACCATTCCACTTATACTAGCTAGTTACTTACATGAGTAAGAGATGCAGAATGTACCTAGTGTTTCCCAAGCAGCAGTGAGGGAACTGATATTTTGTGAACTTGACAGATAATTGCACAAGATGAACAAAGCACCTAGTTTTATGGTTGATGCTTATGCCCCAAACAGTACAGTTGAATCATTGAGTTATTGAATCATTTAGCTAGGTTGCCTAATAAGCTAGCTAATTAGCCAAGTTAGCTAGCGAATCAACGCTGCCCTGCTTCACAGAAACCAGTGATACTAGTTAAACATTCTTCAAATAAACTGCTGACAAACGTGAACATTATGCTAACGTTAGGTAGTGTGACCACAAATAGAAGGAGCATTGGTGGAGTGACAGTTATCATGTGTTCCATgttgaagttagctagctagcgttagctaccTAGCCGCGTGGTTCACCAGTTAAGTAaagtagttagctagttagttgaACAAGGTTGGAGTTGAGAGTGGCGTAAAGTAGCCTAGTAGTAATTATCTATAGCTAGCGTCAAAGTAGGACATCGAATTTCAGGTTAGCTAATTAGCTACACGTCACGAACTAACAGGCAGGTTACGAACTTGTCCGACTTTTGTTCAAGCATGGTTAATTTGATGGGTAATGCAGGCACTACTAGCCACACTTAGCAGGTTAACGATGCTatttgctaactagctagctagccaatgacAAACGGTGGTTAGCGAAACGAAAATCACTGTAGTGCCATCATTGGCAGATTATTTTACCCCTAATCGCGCAAAGGGTTTAGCTAGCAGCAGCATTGCAACCACCTCCCCGcctgtagaaaaaaaaaaaaaagacaagaaAAATAAACTTCACTCGTGATAAGAACATAGACATGTCTCTAAATTGCTTTACTCACCCTTTCATTGTAAACGACTGTTATCCCTTAAATTCGATGTGACTAAAGTTCTGAGTAGTTTATGGTTCGGTTGGGGGAATTTTGACAGAGTTGGGGTTGCCTCCCGTTGTACCCTCCACATGTGTTGCTAGCTGTTAGCTTAGCTACCGCACTCCTCCACGGCCGACTGTCAACTCTGACCCCGCATGCGCAGAACGTTAATGtagctacattattattattaatccAGGTGTTTTTATTAGTCAGGTTGATGAAATGTCACAAATATTACTGTTTTTATTATAAACCAAGTTttgtgtttgaaatattgaaacatTTCGGGATGTTTGTTGTTGAGGTATGGACTGACCTTTGACATTTTTGTTAGATTTTTAAATGTCATTTTTTCACATGTTttaaattattcaatttctgaTCATTTGTGGCGCAACTTGATATTTCATTGTTGTAAACTATCGTCATGCAAATCTCCAGTGTCCCACAGTGCAATCCATCTTTTTTACACGCAACAACAAAATTATGGGTCTACCGCCATTTTGGCTCAAATGCAAAGATATGTTCTCAAAAAAGACCACATAATTCTACTGTTTGTTTTTCTGCCCTCCGTCTATTGTGGAGCCTTCCATCTTTTCTTGATCCGAGCCTCATTTCTAATTGCTGAATAAAATGCTATGATGCTGCTCATCAGCTGTTCTGTTCTATTGTTggtgtttatttaaatgtaaAGCTATAGACGAATATCGAGAGAAAGTATTGTCTTTCCCTCTATAGTCTTTGACAACGCAGTGGGAATGAGCCACAGTGGAATGAATCATTTGCAGTGGTTGTGAGTCTCGCCACAGAGTTTCTGCGCTTTGCAAAGCGCTGTGAATGAAGTCAGCTGATCATTTGCTATCGCATGATCGACGCTCATATCTTCCCCAGGCAGAGGATCAAGACGGTGGACCGTTTCGTTTCTGAAGGTAGCTATCCCATTGTATTGTCATCATATCAGATTAAATGCAATGTCATTTTTGAAATGCATCAAAATGGCAGAGCAAGCGATTTTGACAGATGACCTACGCTTTAAATCGCCTACAATGTAGCCAACGATGGCTATCCATGAAACTGCATAATTAACCATGTTATTTCACTGAGTCTGATATTGTTTATCATATGAATTTAATAATTGGTAAATACATTTACATGTTTTTCTGGTCGTGATGTTTCATTCAAGTGTAGGCCTATTTGAATGAACAAAATGACAAATAACATGGATCAGCTGCGGTCAATTATTATATTGATTAAACATGTTTGCATTATTGTGTTGATTAATCTAATAAATTGCATCGCTGGCAGGGTAGCTTCTCAAATGTCGGGTGTTATTCCGCAAAAATATGTGAAAGTCGTGCCTCAGCAGGTAATGTATTTGTCTTTCATTTGATCTATGGATAATTTTTTAGTAGCTACAATGTAACGCGTTGTTATTTTCTGTGACATGGACAGAGAGACGAGTCATATAACTAAAAGAACGGCGATACCCACAGTGCGTTGGTGTTTCATCTTTGGCACAATGCAGATAAGATATTAGGCATATTACAAATGTTATCAAATCCAGATACTCTCTGCATGTGAGATGTGATATGTGATATTGTAAATCAATCATTTATTATTCCCATGCTGTCTTTATTCCATTGGTTTGTTCCTCGTGACAGATTGGCATGTGATAATGATTCTGTTtgactgaggaagaggatgagctGGAGATGGTGCAGAGGAGGAAGAATAATTCAATACAAATAGCATCATGGCCACACCATATCCTTACTTGGATGTTGAATTTCTCATCAGAAGTGTCTGCTCATAGGATATGACCTCTTTGGGTGAATCTCAATATTCTAATGTGGGTTCCCATCATCTCCCCTTCATCTAATGCACTTTTCTGAGAAGTGAGGATAGGTTAAAGCAATATTGTGGACTCCCACCGAGGGTTTTTCTTTCACCTGTCTAGTGCTATAGATTAGTGCAGTATCAAAGGAAGGAGATGCAACAAGGAAGCCTCAGGACTATTGAGAATGAGATCCACCCTTTGTGTTTCTATCTTGACAACAAAGAAATAACAGAATAGTTAAAAAGAACAGCTAGTTAAGAGGATGGTTGTCCCCAAGTGTTGATTCAGGACCAGTTTTAGTTGCAGCTCTTCGGGTCAATATTAGGACTGAGAACTTGATCCTAGACTTGCCCTTTGGGGCATAAGATCTCAGCCTGTGGGGAGTTGTTGTTAAATATGCGAATCCATTGTGACAACAAGGGATGCACTGACTGAGTGGATTAGCACTATTTTGTATCCTTttaaaactcaaacaggaagttcaGTATGAGCTGTTGGAGTTGCAGGATTGTGCAACAATTTGGAACCACCACTCGCTCTAGTTGTATTACGAGACTGATTATGCTTAAGGAAACAATTTTATTAGGCTAAAGGTCCATTGTTTGATTATCGTTAACTCTTACAGAACAGACATTCCTTACTACGGATTGTTTACGTTAACATTGCAGTACTCAGTGATGGGAGTGTATCCTCGATTTTAAAATGATTCCATATTTCATGTGGCTGAGTCCATAGAACCTGGAAGCATGTCTGGGTTTTACACTGACTACTTCCCCTACCCCTGGTATTAATCTTTTTTCCCCTTAAAGGTTGGGACTTTAGGGAGatgaagctgatcctagatctgttttAAAGGGAAACTTCTGCCTGCATAGTACCAGAGATTTTTTTGCTTTGTAGGTGGCTGCTATAAGACCAGACAAGTACACTTGTGTCAAGGGATTCAAGTTCACTCATCTAGCTTTTTATAGACCGGACTCTGAGTGTGTGAATCTGTGTGTCTTGCATAGCATACGAACAaccaagacacacacactgagtggacTTCCCAATCTTTCCCCACACTAGGATTTTCCACTTCCTCAAATGGCCCCATATAACTTAGCCAGTCATGTGCCAGTCATGTGATGCCTCATATGCATATATTCCTAGTCTCTATGCCAAAATCACAATGGAAGTGATTGAATGGTGAATTATCAGTCTTTTTTCTGTATCTCAGTGTTTTTTAGCCTGTTTTACAAGACAAGTTGGAACCTGTTGTAATCCAAAGGGAATTGAACATTCAAGTTAAGATCAAGAGATGAAGAGAAGATGGTCTTACATCTGAAGAATGCATATAAATGCTTACTAAGTCTCATGTCCACTGGTGAGGACTGGAGGCCATCCTGAGCCATTGTTGTCTGTATCCTGCAGCTACAGACTAGACCTGTTGGGGGGGCTATTTCTACACAGATGACCCGTCTAGCATGGAGGAAAATACCCTATCTGTTGTAAGGACGAAAGGGTGGTAAGGACAAAAGGGCACTGAAGCAGGAACAGTGTGTGTCTATACAGAGAGTGAGTGATGGGGGTTGTTTAATCTCCATAGTATAGATGCAGGAGTATCAGGAAGCATCAGCCCCCTGTGTTAGAGCACCTGCAGTCTTCTGCCTGTATGGATGACATTAAGTcatgacagattttttttattttttttgatcCACACAAAGGGAAGCATAGGCTATTATGCAGCATACAGACAGTGGGAAAGAGAGAAGCATACAGACAGTGGGAAAGAGAGAAGCATACAGACAGTGGGAAAGAGAGAAGCATACAGACAGTGGGAAAGAGAGAAGCATACAGACAGTGGGAAAGAGAGAAGCATACAGACAGTGGGAAAGAGAGAAGCATACAGACAGTGGGAAAGAGAGAAGCATACAGACAGTGGGAAAGAGGGAAGCATACAGACAGTGGGAAAGAGGGAAGCATACAGACAGTGGGAAAGAGGGAAGCATACAGACAGTGGGAAAGAGAGAAGCATACAGACAGTGGGAAAGAGAAGCATACAGACAGTGGGAAAGAGGGAAGCATACAGACAGTGGGAAAGAGAGAAGCATACCGACAGTGGGAAAGAGAGAAGCATACATACAGTGGGAAAGAGGGAAGCATACAGACAGTGGGAAAGAGAAGCATAGCCTTCACATAAGGTGTAAAAGAGAGCAGGAAGTAGAGAAGAGCACAGAAATACAGTGATGCTTGCCTGAGATCTCCCCTCTGTTAGTGTACTGCGTCATAACCGGTGAGAATCGACCAGGGATGAAGTACAGCGGGAGGGGAGGTGTGTCCTATTTCTCTCTTCTTTTGATGCTGGTAAGTCGTGCGACTTCATGTTGGGCTGTAGTCTCCGGGATTA contains:
- the naa50 gene encoding N-alpha-acetyltransferase 50 isoform X2, producing the protein MKGRIELGDVTPHNIKQLKRLNQVIFPVSYNDKFYKDVLEVGELAKLAYFNDIAVGAVCCRVDHSQNQKRLYIMTLGCLAPYRRLGIGTKMLNHVLNICEKDGTFDNIYLHVQISNESAIDFYQKFGFEIIETKKNYYKRIEPADAHVLQKSLRSPCAPPGGDLQKAE
- the naa50 gene encoding N-alpha-acetyltransferase 50 isoform X1 translates to MKGSRIELGDVTPHNIKQLKRLNQVIFPVSYNDKFYKDVLEVGELAKLAYFNDIAVGAVCCRVDHSQNQKRLYIMTLGCLAPYRRLGIGTKMLNHVLNICEKDGTFDNIYLHVQISNESAIDFYQKFGFEIIETKKNYYKRIEPADAHVLQKSLRSPCAPPGGDLQKAE